Proteins co-encoded in one Arachis hypogaea cultivar Tifrunner chromosome 13, arahy.Tifrunner.gnm2.J5K5, whole genome shotgun sequence genomic window:
- the LOC112734108 gene encoding uncharacterized protein, with protein sequence MRQMRWIELLKDYDFELIYHPKKANVAADALSRKSLCATWMMLKEEQLLKEFENLSLEVKEVVGLYIVKEAHQSKFSIHPGSTKMYHDLKTMFWWPEELARLYTKEIVRLHDLPTTIISDRDSRFTSRFWGAFQRAFGTQLSLSTAYHPQIDGQSERTIQTNPGRYVEGLRTGPIASWDRYMPLVEFAYNNSYHASIGMAPHEALYGRKCQSPLCWYEVYGRKCQSPLCWYEARESSLLGLEFVAETTEQILKRIGPVAYRIALAPHLLNLHDMFRVSQFRKYTPDVSHVLEPESVQLKKDLTLQVTPNRIDDTSVKQLSEEEVALVKVAWSGAGIDEHTWELESEM encoded by the exons ATGCGGCAGATGAGGTGGATAGAGTtactgaaggactacgactttgagctAATTTACCATCCGAAAAAAGCGAATGTGGCAGCAGACGCCTTGAGTCGAAAATCACTATGTGCTACATGGATGATGCTTAAAGAGGAGCAACTATTGAAGGAATTTGAAAATCTGAGTTTAGAAGTTAAAGAAGTGGTTGGGTTGT ATATTGTGAAAGAAGCCCATCAGAGTAAGTTCTCGATCCATCCTGGAAGCACAAAGATGTACCATGATCTAAAGACAATGTTTTGGTGGCCTG AGGAGCTAGCACGTTTATACacaaaggagattgtgagactacATGATTTGCCTACCACCATAATTTCTGATCGAGattctcgtttcacttcaagattCTGGGGGGCATTTCAGAGAGCCTTTGGAACCCAGTTGAGCTTAagtacagcgtaccatcctcaaatagatggtcaatctgagaggacaatACAAACAAACCCAGGAAGGTATGTTGAGGGCTTACGTACTGGACCAAtcgcgagttgggatcggtatatgccgctagtggagtttgcgtacaacaacAGCTACCATGCGAGTATCGGAATGGCTCCTCATGAGGCTCTGTATGgtagaaaatgtcaatctccactatgttggtatgaagtgTATGgtagaaaatgtcaatctccgctatgttggtatgaagctaggGAATCAAGTTTGTTAGGGCTTGAATTTGTAGCTGAAACCACTGAACAG ATTTTGAAGAGGATTGGGCCGGTAGCCTACAGAATCGCATTAGCACCGCATCTTTTGAACCTGCACGACATGTTTCGTGTGTCGCAGTTtcgaaagtacactcctgatgtcAGCCATGTATTAGAACCTGAATCCGTCcagttaaaaaaagatttgacaCTTCAAGTGACTCCAAACAGGATTGACGACACTAGTGTTAAACAGTTGAGCGAAGAGGAAGTTGCATTAGTCAAGGTTGCGTGGAGCGGGGCTGGTATTGatgagcacacttgggaacttgaatcGGAGATGTGA